TTCCTTTTCTCACAGCTCGGAGCCTCAGGACTATGAATTCTACATCCTCAATCATGATGCCCGCCTGATGCTCCAGGTCGGCTACAAGCAGAAGCCGGTAGTGGTGGAAGACAAGCGCGCTCGCGCTGCGGCGAATGTCTCTGCCGCTGCCGACCTGGTGACTCCAGCACCCGATGTCCCGGAATCAATCGTGGCAGGCGTGGTGGCTGACGGCACAACCGCCGCCGCGCCCGATCCATCGCTGGATCCACTTGTCATTACCATGGATGGAGTGAAGCGGCTGAAGGTCACGCCTCTCCCCGAAGACAGCATCGTGAGCGCACAGATCGTGCTGAAGAAGGAGATTCGTTTCCTGGGCATCTCCACCCAGTCCGAAGTGGCAGCGGAAAAAACGGAAGCTGCCGCGAGAAAGAAGAAGCCCGCGCGCAGGAAATGATGGTCTTGGGGCGGTTGATTCTGATAGCTGTTCTGCCTCTGGCCGTTTCGTGCCAGAGTGGCGGGAGTGCATTGGACACTCCAAGTCAGCCTCGCGTGAGAATCACGCGCGGTCAGGCGGAGAAGGTCCTCAAAGGTCTGACATTCCCCATGACCCGAGCGGAGTTGGCGCAGCATTATCCTGCCGTTGGATTCGAGCAGGATCCTCCCGTGTTCTGTTTCTGGCTGTCCAAAGAACCGGGTGACTATGAATACCGCCGATTGGGGAAAGATCTGTACCTTTTGCTGCGAGTACAGTTCAAACACAGACCCGAAAATCGGCTATATCCCACTGGTCTCAACCCTGTACGGCGTGGCGTCGGCACAGGTTCAATTTTCACCAGACGGGGTAACCGCATCGGTTCGATTGCCATCAGTCCTGACCTGCCTGAACATACCATCATCCTGAAGGCGCGTCCTGACGTTCGGGATGTGATCTTCGATGCTGAACTCAAGGACATGTCCAAGGAGTCCGACATGGAGAAAGGACTGTTGGAAGCGTATCAAGGATACAAAGACGCAGAGCCTCAGGTTTTGACATCAGACTCATAAGATCACAAAACAGTACCGTCACTCCACGTCCCCTTGACCTTCCTCCACTCCCAGTATTTGCATCTGCTCTGGCTCGGGCTCATTCCCGTGGCCTTGTGGTTGTTCCGCCGGAAGGCGAAGCGGGTACAGGTTTCCACGTTGCTTTTCTTCCGCACGCTGGCGCGGGAGCATCAGGAGTCAGCGTGGCTGCGACGGCTGAAGAAAATCTTTTCCCTGCTGCTGACGCTGCTGGTCATCCTGCTGGCGGTACTTGCGCTGGCACGGCCTTTCCGTGAGGGCGGGGGAGACACGCCGAAGAGCCTCGTGGTGCTGTTGGATTGTTCCGCCTCCATGGATGCGAAGGATGCGGATGGAAAGACGAGACTGGATGTCGCGAAGGAAGTCCTGCGTGATCGCCTCAATGCGTTGCCGGAGAACATCATCACCTCATTGGTGGTGTATGGCTCCGAAGCAGAGGTCATGCAGTCGCGCAGCACGAACCGCCGCGAGCTTTTGCGCATGATTGACCAAGCCCAGGCCGTGCCCGAGGAGGATCACCCGGAGGAGGCGCTAGTGGTGGCGCGACGGCTGGCTGCGCTGGATGCGCCAGCAGAGATTTGGTACGCCAGTGACCGTGCCTTTTCGAAGGAAGAGGCAGCCTCTGGTTTGGGTGCTGGTGTCGACGGTGATGCGCCAGCAGCGGCGATAAAGCCGGGTGAGGCCGAGCCCCGTCAGCGATTTATCGACGTCGCCCTCAAGGAACCGCTGAATGCGGGCATCACGGGTTTCCAGATCCGCCCAGCACCGCTGGCTCGCAATCGCTTCGACGTGTTTGTGGAGGTGTCCGCTTCTTCCGCGAACAAAGCGCCCATGGAGATCACACTCGAGGCGCGGTTGGACGGCAATCCGCGGGGATTGCGTGAGTTTGAACTGAAGCCGGGCGAGAGCACGCGCATCATCCTTCCCGTGGAAGGCGGGCGAGGGCAGCGTCTGGAAATGGAAATGCGCTCTGCAAACGACTGCCTGGGCTGGGACAATGTGGTGCTGGCGGCGCTGCCGGAGACGAAGCCACTCGTCGTAGCCTGGCTTGCAGAGTCACCTGATCCCTTTGTGGAACTCGCGCTCACTTCCCTGTTGGCGGAAGAACGCATCCAGATTCTGAAGGGGGGAGTGAAGGACTGGCCCATGAAAGAGAAGCCAGATGTGTATGTGTTCGAAAATTGGCTGCCTACGCCGTGGCCCACGGATCGCCCCGCCCTGGTATTGAACCCACCGAGGAGCGAAGGCCCCATCCATGCGAAGAAGCTGGAGCGAGCTGTCCCCTATGATGCGGTGCGCGCTGTGCAACCGGAGCATCCCGTGCTTTTCCGGGTGACCAGCAATCGAGCCGCGGTCACACAAACCACCGTGCTCAACGTGAGCGATACCCTGGAGACGCTCTGGATGGCGGGCAATGAACCCGTGCTGGCGGCTGGTGAGGCGGGAGGGCAACGGCTGGTGGTCACCGCCTTCCAACCAAGCCGTAGCGAGCAGCTTGCGCTTTTGAGTGCTTTTCCGTTGCTGGTGGGAAATGCGATTTACTGGTGTGCGGAGCAGGCGGAGACTCTGGCCTCTCTGCAGCCGCATCATCCGGGTGAGGTGATTCCGGTCGCGCCCGGAATCGTCAAGTGGCGGGTGTGGGACGGTGTATCTATCCATGATGTTTCCCAGGAGGCCGGTTCCGGCTGGATGGACCTGTCCTACGTGGGACTCTTCGAGGATAGCAAGGGCCGCGCGCAGTCGAGCTTGCTCCTGTCCATGCGTGAGACGGATATTCCCTCTGTGAATGCAGACGCGACAGCTCCTGACGCGTCGAATGACAAGGGTGTGAAATGGGCCGGGGGAGGGAACTGGAGCACCACACTCTTGTGGCTGGCTCTCGGCATCCTCCTGCTGGAGAGCTGGCTCTTCCACCGACACGCGGTGTACTGATCCTGGAAGCGCTTGGGGCAGCTGAGGCGAAACCTTCGCTTCAAAACTAATTCCGCGACACCCTACGACAGGATAGCCAAGTGGGTTTCAGGACGTATGCTTCCTGCCCCTTTTCCCCCTTGGTTTCCCACGTTCTATCTGATTTCATGCCAGTTTCCCGTGTCGCTTTTCCTTTGTTCCTGAGTGTTGCCGCCGCAGTCTCCCTGGCTTCCCAGAGCACTCAGGCCCAGGATCGCGCAGCGGTTTCGGATGCATTTCAGAAGAACGTGCTCCCGGTGCTGGAGCAGCGCTGCTTCGATTGCCATGACGGCGAGATGAAAAAGGGGGATGTGGATCTCCAGGCGCTCACGGACCAAAGTCATCCGGCGCGGAATGACATCCGGCTCTGGGACAAGGTGCGCGAGCAGCTCAAGGCCGGGACAATGCCTCCGAAGAACAAAACCCCGCTCGAACCACAGGGGAAGCAGGCCATCCTCGACTGGGTGGGCATGAATGAAAGGGCCACCCTTGCGCAGGCTCCCACGGATCCCGGCGTGCGCAAGGTCCGGAGATTGACTCGCGACGAGTATACCTACGCCTTGCGTGATTTGCTGGGCATCGAGTCCAAGCCGGGGGACAAATTCCCCGCGGATGGCGCGGGTGGTGAGGGCTTCTCCAACAATGCGGATACGCTGACGTTATCGCCTCTCCTGATTGAGAAGTACATCACGACGGCAGATGACGTGGTGAAGGAGGTGTGGAGCAAGGATCCGCTGAGGCAGCGCCTCATGGCCCCCTGCACCAGCGACAAGCTCCCGCCCGAGGAAGGTGCTGCGCTCATTCTTCGGCCCCTGGTGCAGCGTGCCTGGCGCCGGCCTGTCTCCGAGCAGGAGTTGAAGGAAGTGATTCAAGTTTTCAGCGCTGCCCTCAAACGTGGAGCCAACTGGGATGGAGCACTGAAGGTCGCCGTGAAGAGCGTGATTCTCTCGCCCAAGTTTCTCTTCATTCGCGAAGAAGAGCCTGCGAAGCCCGGTCAGGTCCACCAAGTGGATCACTATGCGATGGCCTCTCGCCTTTCCTTCTTCCTCTGGTCTTCCATCCCGGATGAGGAGTTGCTGAAGCTTGCTGCTGAGAAGAAGCTGCAAGATGACGCAGTGCTCGCTGCGCAAGTAAAACGCATGCTGGCAGACAAGCGTGCTGCAGCCTTCACAAAGACCTTTGCCGGACAGTGGTTGCGCTTTGATGAACTCTTCAACACCGTGGATCCGGACCGGCGCAAGTTCCCGCAGTTCAACGATGAGATGCGGCGCAACATGTATGACGAGGCTTTCAATTTCGCGGACAACATCCTCCGAAGAAATGGACGCATGCTGGATTTCCTGGACAGCGACTACTCCTATCTCAATGAGTCGCTCGCCAATCACTACGGCGTGCCGGACGTGAAGGGGCCGGAGATGCGCCAGGTGAAATTTACGGATGGCAAACGCGGCGGTCTCGTGGGCATGGGAGCGATCCTCTCGGCCACGGCGTATCCGCAGCGCACGAGTCCCGTGCTCCGTGGCAAGTGGGTGCTGGAGCAGTTGCTCGGCGCACCGCCGCCGCCGCCGCCACCGAACGTGGGCCAGCTCCCTGAGGACGACCGCGACCTGAAGGGGGAGGTCACCCTGCGCAAGCGACTGGAAGCACACCGTGACAAAGCGGCGTGCATCGGCTGCCACGCCCGGATGGATCCGCTGGGCTTTGGACTGGAGAACTTTAATGCCGTGGGCCAGTGGCGCGACAATGAAAACGGCAAGGCCCTCGACGTGGGCGGCGTGATGCCTGACGGCCGCGCCTTTGCCAACCCTGCGGAACTCCGCAAGGTGCTCATGCAGGAGAAGGATAAATTCTCCCGCACCCTCTGTTCCCGACTCTTGGGCTACGCGCTCGGGCGTGGTCTGGAAACCGTGGATCAGCCGACCTTGCTGCGGCTTGAGGAAACCTTGCGAAAGAATGACTATCGCAGCGAGGCACTCGTGATTGGGGTGGTCCAGAGCTACCCTTTCCGAATGGCCAAGTAATCGGAAAACGGACGCTCTGAATGAGGCTTTTCCTAAATGGGCTCGTGCGGAATGCACGGTTCCTCGATTCGGTGCCTAGTTCTGTGTAATAACTATTCGTAGCATGTTCATTGTGAGACGATTTTTTAGGTAGGTATCTTGAGCTGTATTCTGAGGTCAAATTAAGCCGGACACCTAAGAAGTGCGTGCATTTCAGGTAGATTTTAGGCACCATTTTTGAGGTGCAAAAAATCGCACGCTTCCGAATGTCAGACACCGCTTCTCTCCGCTCGTCGTTCCTCCGGAACGCCGCCGCCTCTCTCGCGAGCTTGATGGTCCTTGGCTCCACGGCACTGCCTGCTGCGCCAGTGTCTTGGGACAATGATGGGATATTGGGAATGTGGTCAGATCCTCTCAACTGGAGCACTGATACGCTGCCACTCGCGGGCGATGATTTGACCTTCGGCCTGGGCTCGGATGTTCTCATC
The Roseimicrobium gellanilyticum DNA segment above includes these coding regions:
- a CDS encoding vWA domain-containing protein; amino-acid sequence: MTFLHSQYLHLLWLGLIPVALWLFRRKAKRVQVSTLLFFRTLAREHQESAWLRRLKKIFSLLLTLLVILLAVLALARPFREGGGDTPKSLVVLLDCSASMDAKDADGKTRLDVAKEVLRDRLNALPENIITSLVVYGSEAEVMQSRSTNRRELLRMIDQAQAVPEEDHPEEALVVARRLAALDAPAEIWYASDRAFSKEEAASGLGAGVDGDAPAAAIKPGEAEPRQRFIDVALKEPLNAGITGFQIRPAPLARNRFDVFVEVSASSANKAPMEITLEARLDGNPRGLREFELKPGESTRIILPVEGGRGQRLEMEMRSANDCLGWDNVVLAALPETKPLVVAWLAESPDPFVELALTSLLAEERIQILKGGVKDWPMKEKPDVYVFENWLPTPWPTDRPALVLNPPRSEGPIHAKKLERAVPYDAVRAVQPEHPVLFRVTSNRAAVTQTTVLNVSDTLETLWMAGNEPVLAAGEAGGQRLVVTAFQPSRSEQLALLSAFPLLVGNAIYWCAEQAETLASLQPHHPGEVIPVAPGIVKWRVWDGVSIHDVSQEAGSGWMDLSYVGLFEDSKGRAQSSLLLSMRETDIPSVNADATAPDASNDKGVKWAGGGNWSTTLLWLALGILLLESWLFHRHAVY
- a CDS encoding DUF1592 domain-containing protein, translated to MPVSRVAFPLFLSVAAAVSLASQSTQAQDRAAVSDAFQKNVLPVLEQRCFDCHDGEMKKGDVDLQALTDQSHPARNDIRLWDKVREQLKAGTMPPKNKTPLEPQGKQAILDWVGMNERATLAQAPTDPGVRKVRRLTRDEYTYALRDLLGIESKPGDKFPADGAGGEGFSNNADTLTLSPLLIEKYITTADDVVKEVWSKDPLRQRLMAPCTSDKLPPEEGAALILRPLVQRAWRRPVSEQELKEVIQVFSAALKRGANWDGALKVAVKSVILSPKFLFIREEEPAKPGQVHQVDHYAMASRLSFFLWSSIPDEELLKLAAEKKLQDDAVLAAQVKRMLADKRAAAFTKTFAGQWLRFDELFNTVDPDRRKFPQFNDEMRRNMYDEAFNFADNILRRNGRMLDFLDSDYSYLNESLANHYGVPDVKGPEMRQVKFTDGKRGGLVGMGAILSATAYPQRTSPVLRGKWVLEQLLGAPPPPPPPNVGQLPEDDRDLKGEVTLRKRLEAHRDKAACIGCHARMDPLGFGLENFNAVGQWRDNENGKALDVGGVMPDGRAFANPAELRKVLMQEKDKFSRTLCSRLLGYALGRGLETVDQPTLLRLEETLRKNDYRSEALVIGVVQSYPFRMAK